One genomic window of Leptospira paudalimensis includes the following:
- a CDS encoding cation:proton antiporter domain-containing protein, translated as MKTRSSVFYGFTLLLFGSLGYYLLQAGSVLETAKNLSVTASEHLDTENFFNRFHHPLALLFIQIIVVCGSARFVGYLFTRKLKQPSVMGEIVAGILLGPSLLGYYFPETMGFLFPPASLPTLGTLSQIGLVLFMFIIGMELDLSVLKNKAHSAIIISHASIIFPFFLGMILAYYFYTDYAPKNVGFLSFSLFMGIAMSITAFPVLARILQERNLTRTPLGAMVLTCAAADDITAWILLAIIVTISKAGNLNTALFTIGLSFAYILTMIYLVAPFLKRLGSIYISRENLTRTAVALILMILFLSSLTTEVIGIHALFGAFLAGVIMPAEGNLKKLIAEKIEDIAVILFLPIFFVITGLRTEVTLLNGSHLWLVFGLVLLVAVVGKFLGSAFAARVAGSNWEDSLSIGALMNTRGLMELVVLNIGYDLGILSPEIFAVFVMMALVTTLSTGPLLDGIQKFFTKTVNASYPEKPSDSKLRVLVAFAQEKMGKSLVRFAFSLSGNQKKNLELIALHISPNDSLSNEEIRKYRDASFEAIRQTGSSLGIQVQTEYRITDNVTYEIVNFAKIKHSDILLIGAAKPLFSRSYTGGKIKGILNYCPATVGVLIDNGLETIERIAILYKGDKDPILGFAQKLTSLKGMKSNKIKVENLIQPETDLNPYPIAINQITGYSLILIDLNVWEELGFEKMDLLPTSFLLVRFLTA; from the coding sequence ATGAAAACTCGTTCTTCTGTTTTTTACGGTTTCACTTTACTTCTGTTTGGATCCTTAGGTTATTATTTACTCCAAGCTGGGAGTGTCTTAGAAACCGCAAAAAATCTATCTGTCACCGCGAGTGAACATTTAGACACAGAAAATTTCTTCAATCGTTTCCACCATCCTTTAGCCTTACTCTTCATTCAAATCATCGTGGTTTGTGGAAGTGCTCGTTTTGTTGGTTACCTCTTCACCAGAAAATTAAAACAACCATCCGTTATGGGTGAAATTGTAGCTGGGATTTTACTTGGACCATCCTTACTTGGTTATTATTTCCCAGAAACAATGGGATTTTTATTCCCACCTGCAAGCCTTCCTACACTCGGCACCTTAAGCCAAATTGGTCTCGTTTTATTTATGTTCATCATCGGAATGGAATTAGACCTTTCTGTTCTCAAAAACAAAGCCCACTCAGCGATTATCATCAGTCATGCGAGTATCATTTTTCCCTTCTTTTTAGGGATGATATTAGCGTATTATTTTTATACTGATTATGCACCCAAAAACGTAGGATTTTTATCATTTTCACTTTTTATGGGAATTGCAATGAGTATCACTGCTTTCCCTGTCCTTGCGCGAATCTTACAAGAACGAAACCTTACACGTACACCACTTGGTGCCATGGTGTTAACTTGTGCGGCAGCTGATGATATCACTGCCTGGATTTTACTCGCGATCATTGTGACTATTTCCAAAGCAGGAAACTTAAACACTGCCTTATTTACGATTGGATTGTCTTTTGCGTATATCTTAACTATGATTTATTTAGTAGCACCCTTCCTCAAACGATTGGGTTCTATTTACATTTCGCGTGAAAACTTAACAAGAACAGCTGTTGCTCTCATCTTAATGATTTTATTTTTATCTTCACTGACAACAGAAGTGATTGGGATCCATGCTCTATTTGGTGCTTTCCTTGCGGGTGTCATCATGCCTGCGGAAGGGAATTTAAAAAAACTAATCGCTGAAAAGATAGAAGATATAGCTGTAATTTTATTCCTTCCGATTTTCTTTGTGATCACAGGCCTCCGTACTGAGGTCACACTTCTGAATGGATCTCACCTATGGCTTGTGTTTGGACTCGTTCTTCTTGTCGCTGTTGTCGGTAAGTTTTTAGGAAGTGCTTTTGCTGCAAGGGTAGCAGGATCCAATTGGGAAGACTCTTTATCCATTGGTGCTCTCATGAACACACGAGGCCTGATGGAACTAGTTGTCCTCAATATTGGTTATGATTTAGGAATCCTCAGTCCTGAAATATTTGCTGTGTTTGTGATGATGGCACTTGTCACAACTCTTTCCACTGGACCACTGCTTGATGGAATCCAAAAGTTTTTCACAAAGACTGTAAACGCATCTTATCCAGAAAAACCATCAGATAGCAAACTCAGAGTGCTTGTTGCTTTTGCCCAAGAAAAAATGGGAAAAAGTTTAGTCAGATTTGCTTTTTCCTTATCGGGAAACCAAAAGAAAAATTTGGAACTCATTGCTTTGCACATTTCACCTAACGACTCCCTTTCGAATGAAGAAATCAGGAAGTATCGAGATGCTAGTTTTGAAGCGATTCGCCAAACAGGTTCTAGTTTAGGGATCCAAGTCCAAACAGAATATCGTATTACTGATAATGTCACATACGAAATCGTCAACTTTGCTAAAATCAAACACTCTGACATCCTGCTCATCGGAGCGGCAAAACCATTGTTCTCTCGAAGTTATACGGGCGGAAAAATCAAAGGCATTCTAAACTACTGTCCAGCCACCGTTGGGGTTCTCATTGACAATGGCCTTGAAACCATTGAACGAATCGCTATCCTTTACAAAGGGGACAAGGACCCCATCTTAGGTTTTGCTCAAAAACTCACTTCCTTAAAAGGGATGAAATCAAACAAAATCAAAGTGGAAAATCTGATCCAACCGGAAACAGATTTGAACCCATATCCAATTGCGATCAACCAAATCACAGGGTATTCACTGATCCTCATCGATTTGAATGTATGGGAAGAGTTAGGTTTTGAAAAAATGGACCTTCTCCCTACTTCTTTTCTTTTGGTACGATTTTTAACTGCCTAA
- a CDS encoding quinone-dependent dihydroorotate dehydrogenase, producing the protein MFYHHLIKPILFHLDPESAHHLVATFLSLSKKIPFFHKTLSLLFQYNSKRLEQTIQGIHFPNPVGLAAGFDKTTELFPTMIHMGFGFIEVGTITAKAQPGNEQPRLFRFPKVKALVNRMGFNNPGADNAEIELKKQSKMGVRGINAGKSKVTALEDAVSDYVYTFKKLLPYGDYAVINISSPNTPGLRSLQSKQSLIDLIVGIQKEFSNSFPIPLYLKFAPDLSEEELIENLNVCLDYKISGVILTNTTLDKQSLGETNPPEGGLSGGPLFQKSLRFVSLAYQTLKGKIPIIGVGGIDSGEKALQMIEAGANLIQIYTGYIYEGPFLPYQICSYLDKAMKDRGYNSIDQLVGSGKSK; encoded by the coding sequence TTGTTTTACCACCACCTGATCAAACCCATTCTCTTTCATTTAGACCCTGAATCAGCGCACCATCTAGTCGCTACTTTTCTTTCTTTGTCCAAAAAAATCCCGTTTTTCCATAAAACTTTAAGCCTTCTTTTCCAATACAATTCAAAACGTTTGGAACAAACCATCCAAGGCATCCATTTTCCAAATCCAGTTGGTCTAGCAGCAGGCTTTGATAAAACAACGGAACTTTTCCCTACCATGATCCACATGGGTTTTGGATTCATAGAAGTAGGAACCATCACTGCAAAAGCACAACCTGGGAATGAACAACCGAGATTATTCCGGTTTCCGAAAGTAAAAGCTCTCGTAAACAGAATGGGTTTTAATAACCCAGGTGCCGACAATGCCGAGATCGAATTGAAAAAACAATCCAAAATGGGAGTAAGAGGGATCAACGCAGGAAAATCGAAAGTGACTGCCTTAGAAGATGCTGTCAGTGATTATGTTTACACTTTTAAAAAACTGCTACCTTACGGAGATTATGCGGTAATTAATATCAGTTCACCAAACACACCTGGATTACGTAGCCTACAATCCAAACAAAGTTTAATTGATCTTATCGTTGGGATCCAAAAAGAATTTTCAAACTCATTCCCTATTCCATTGTATTTAAAATTTGCTCCAGATCTTTCCGAAGAGGAACTCATTGAAAATCTCAATGTCTGTCTGGATTACAAAATAAGTGGTGTAATCCTTACCAATACCACTCTCGACAAACAAAGCCTAGGTGAAACTAATCCTCCTGAAGGTGGTTTATCAGGTGGCCCTTTATTCCAAAAATCACTTCGATTTGTATCTCTTGCGTACCAAACTCTAAAAGGGAAAATTCCCATCATCGGTGTGGGAGGGATTGATTCGGGAGAAAAAGCCCTACAGATGATCGAAGCAGGTGCCAATCTCATCCAAATTTACACTGGTTATATTTATGAAGGTCCTTTTTTACCGTATCAAATTTGTTCCTATTTGGATAAAGCAATGAAAGACCGTGGATACAACTCCATTGACCAACTGGTTGGTTCAGGAAAATCAAAATGA
- a CDS encoding FAD-dependent oxidoreductase: protein MKKSGIYRDYKSYQPGEVIQVDVVVIGSGCGGATMAYELSKRGIKVALLEQGGNYHTGTFDNNELNMAGKVSAERNFHTTIDGGINLVYGNNLGGASVHYWADSYRTPEDRLLLWNRKYGIEYHLPEDLNPYWLELETDLHVTPATEEYFNPMNRIFRNASQRLGWEGHHVPQARKNCQKSGHCMQGCMFGAKQSQLITHIPSAVRLGTDVYTDLRAERLDIVGNQVKGLEAVVIDRRTLRPTQTKLRFQSKAVCVSAGGFGSSKFLLKNGLKKRLPTLGKFLAINPSPMVHALYEEPIVQWRNIPAAYGVEGFRLAKFQNGSYKEGGYMLMPNQLQPGTLAALLPSFGKDHFRYMKQLEYLGGTIGWIDDVDGELGSIEVDFFGKTKVHYPFGKTTKQIFSDLTYKQMKLNFEAGAKEVFLAGMKLRKYTKLPKKEEIDALAWRPAEFPMAAPHPAGGCRMGKSSETSVVNSKHLVHGFQNLFVADSSVFPTGVSVDPSFTIMAFSKKASEFITEVI from the coding sequence ATGAAAAAATCAGGTATCTATCGAGATTATAAAAGTTACCAACCAGGGGAAGTCATCCAAGTGGATGTGGTGGTAATTGGTTCCGGTTGTGGCGGTGCAACGATGGCTTACGAACTTTCCAAACGAGGGATCAAAGTAGCCCTTCTCGAACAAGGTGGAAACTACCATACAGGAACCTTTGATAACAATGAATTGAATATGGCAGGAAAAGTATCTGCAGAAAGGAATTTTCATACCACAATTGATGGTGGAATTAATTTGGTGTATGGAAATAATTTAGGCGGAGCATCGGTACATTACTGGGCAGATAGTTACCGAACTCCCGAAGATCGCCTTCTATTATGGAATCGTAAATATGGGATCGAATACCACCTTCCCGAAGACTTAAATCCATATTGGTTGGAACTAGAAACAGACTTACATGTCACACCTGCAACAGAAGAATACTTTAATCCCATGAATCGTATCTTCCGAAACGCATCACAACGATTAGGTTGGGAAGGTCATCATGTCCCACAAGCAAGGAAAAATTGCCAAAAGTCTGGCCACTGTATGCAAGGTTGTATGTTCGGAGCAAAACAATCCCAACTCATCACTCATATTCCAAGTGCTGTTCGCCTTGGAACCGACGTGTATACTGATTTACGTGCTGAACGATTGGACATCGTCGGAAACCAAGTGAAGGGATTAGAAGCTGTAGTGATCGACAGACGAACTTTAAGACCAACCCAAACCAAACTCCGGTTCCAATCAAAAGCAGTTTGTGTATCAGCTGGAGGTTTTGGAAGTAGCAAATTTTTACTGAAGAATGGTCTCAAAAAAAGACTTCCAACTCTTGGAAAATTTTTGGCCATCAACCCTTCTCCGATGGTGCATGCATTGTATGAAGAGCCAATTGTTCAATGGCGAAATATTCCTGCAGCGTACGGCGTTGAAGGTTTTCGATTGGCAAAATTCCAAAACGGTTCTTACAAAGAAGGTGGGTATATGCTGATGCCAAACCAATTGCAACCAGGAACCCTTGCTGCATTACTTCCTAGTTTTGGAAAAGATCACTTCCGTTATATGAAACAACTAGAATATTTGGGTGGAACCATTGGTTGGATTGATGATGTGGATGGGGAACTGGGATCCATCGAAGTTGATTTTTTTGGAAAAACGAAAGTTCATTATCCGTTTGGAAAGACCACCAAACAAATATTCAGCGATCTAACGTACAAACAAATGAAATTGAATTTTGAAGCAGGTGCCAAAGAGGTGTTCCTTGCTGGAATGAAACTTCGGAAATACACAAAGTTACCTAAAAAAGAGGAAATTGATGCTTTGGCTTGGAGGCCAGCAGAGTTCCCGATGGCAGCGCCTCACCCTGCTGGAGGCTGTAGGATGGGAAAATCGAGTGAAACTTCCGTAGTAAATTCCAAACACCTAGTGCATGGATTTCAGAATCTCTTTGTAGCCGACTCTTCTGTGTTTCCAACAGGTGTCAGTGTCGATCCAAGTTTTACCATTATGGCATTTAGTAAAAAAGCTTCAGAATTTATAACAGAAGTTATATGA
- a CDS encoding nitrilase-related carbon-nitrogen hydrolase: MRFFVSLTLFLSIGLATIQCKKLQVEPNVLSDALPKPKIFIQIEGKGKRGTVIGLEPFLNKYSYATEESFYSSLKEYFQRAKEDETIYVDRSIVVLPEYIGTWLVVTAEDKSIFGKINIAEAMEELVKQNLGSFLWHYLFSNSFSKDHLKETLFRMKAWQMADRYQRIFSRLALEYRVAIVAGSIVLPHPKVVEGKITPTDGPLENVSFYFHPDGRVDEQIVRKLFPIEEEKQFLVEGTLDQNPTYRTPIGKLYTMICADSWFPEVYKELENSEAEILVVPSFVSPSDAWQTKWNGYNGYANPKDVTTKDIGSITEKTAWKKYAMLGRLKDPNVKLGINVFFRGEIWDMTAGGDAFFQKMGKPVNNLVKEEKNQGRLYVFYL; this comes from the coding sequence ATGCGTTTTTTTGTCTCTTTGACTCTTTTTCTGTCCATTGGATTGGCCACCATCCAATGCAAAAAACTGCAAGTGGAACCGAATGTTCTTTCCGATGCCCTTCCCAAACCAAAAATTTTCATTCAAATTGAAGGCAAAGGCAAACGAGGTACTGTCATTGGATTGGAACCTTTTCTAAACAAATACAGTTACGCTACGGAAGAGAGTTTTTATTCGAGTTTAAAGGAATACTTTCAAAGAGCAAAAGAAGACGAAACCATCTATGTCGACAGGTCCATCGTGGTTTTACCAGAATACATTGGGACTTGGCTCGTTGTCACTGCAGAAGACAAATCCATCTTTGGAAAAATAAACATTGCTGAGGCAATGGAAGAGTTAGTGAAACAAAATCTTGGGTCTTTCCTATGGCATTATCTCTTTAGTAATTCCTTTTCAAAAGACCACTTAAAGGAAACTCTTTTTCGGATGAAAGCTTGGCAGATGGCAGATCGTTACCAACGAATTTTTTCCCGTTTGGCGTTGGAATACCGCGTGGCGATTGTTGCAGGTTCCATAGTATTACCTCATCCAAAAGTGGTAGAAGGAAAAATCACTCCTACCGATGGCCCCTTGGAGAATGTAAGTTTTTATTTTCACCCTGACGGAAGAGTGGATGAACAAATTGTGCGTAAACTTTTTCCCATCGAAGAAGAAAAACAATTCTTAGTCGAAGGAACTTTGGATCAAAATCCAACTTACCGTACACCTATTGGTAAATTATATACAATGATTTGTGCTGATTCTTGGTTCCCTGAAGTATACAAAGAATTAGAAAACTCGGAAGCAGAAATTTTAGTAGTACCTTCGTTTGTTTCACCAAGTGATGCCTGGCAGACAAAATGGAATGGATACAATGGTTATGCGAATCCAAAAGATGTCACAACAAAAGATATAGGATCCATCACAGAAAAAACAGCATGGAAAAAATATGCAATGTTAGGGCGACTAAAAGATCCCAATGTAAAACTTGGAATCAATGTATTTTTCCGAGGTGAAATTTGGGATATGACCGCAGGTGGTGATGCATTTTTCCAAAAGATGGGAAAACCAGTGAATAATTTGGTCAAAGAAGAAAAAAACCAAGGTAGGTTGTATGTATTCTATCTCTAG
- a CDS encoding argininosuccinate synthase has product MKEKPAPKKIVLAYSGGLDTSVILAWLKDTYGCEVIAFCADVGQKEELTGLEEKGKNTGASKVYIQDLRLEFARDFIFPAIRGNAIYEMRYLLGTSLARPLIAKAMAEVAKKEGADAFSHGATGKGNDQVRFELTFKALSPNLQIIAPWRTWNFGGRADLIEYAKKKGIPVPVTAAKPYSMDRNLMHLSFEGGILEDPFNEPKEDMFILTVSPEKAPDKPTYLELDFENGDCVAIDGKKMNPLEVMETLNELGGKNGVGRVDIVENRLVGIKSRGVYETPGGTILHIAHRDLESITLDRDTQHKKDELSQEFARYIYNGQWYSNQMNALRAYMDYTQKYVNGTVRIKLYKGNCTVVGRKSNKSLYNAGLSTFEKEELYNQYDAEGFINLYGLPMKEWARVNH; this is encoded by the coding sequence ATGAAAGAGAAACCTGCTCCCAAAAAAATCGTTCTCGCTTACTCAGGTGGACTCGACACCTCTGTCATCCTTGCTTGGTTAAAAGATACCTATGGTTGTGAAGTCATCGCTTTTTGTGCCGATGTTGGCCAAAAGGAAGAACTCACAGGCCTTGAAGAAAAAGGAAAAAACACCGGAGCATCCAAAGTATACATCCAAGACTTACGATTGGAATTTGCACGTGATTTTATTTTTCCAGCCATTCGTGGAAATGCCATTTATGAAATGCGATACCTACTTGGAACTTCTCTCGCACGTCCTCTCATCGCAAAAGCGATGGCAGAAGTTGCCAAAAAAGAAGGAGCAGATGCATTCTCGCATGGTGCAACTGGAAAAGGTAATGACCAAGTACGTTTTGAACTTACTTTCAAAGCTCTTTCGCCTAACTTACAAATCATTGCTCCTTGGAGAACATGGAATTTTGGTGGCCGAGCAGATCTTATCGAATATGCAAAGAAAAAAGGAATTCCAGTTCCTGTAACAGCCGCTAAACCATATAGTATGGATCGAAATCTTATGCACCTTTCGTTTGAAGGTGGGATTTTAGAAGATCCATTCAATGAACCAAAAGAAGATATGTTTATCTTAACAGTTTCGCCAGAAAAAGCTCCAGACAAACCAACTTATTTGGAATTGGATTTTGAAAATGGAGATTGTGTTGCAATCGATGGAAAAAAAATGAACCCACTTGAAGTGATGGAAACCTTAAACGAATTAGGTGGAAAAAATGGAGTAGGTCGTGTGGACATCGTAGAAAACAGACTCGTTGGAATCAAATCTCGTGGTGTCTATGAAACACCTGGTGGAACAATCCTCCACATTGCTCACCGAGATTTAGAATCTATCACTCTCGATAGAGACACCCAACACAAAAAAGACGAACTCTCTCAAGAATTTGCTAGATACATTTACAATGGACAATGGTATTCCAACCAGATGAATGCACTCCGTGCATACATGGACTACACTCAAAAGTATGTCAATGGAACCGTTCGCATCAAATTGTACAAAGGAAATTGTACGGTTGTCGGAAGAAAGTCCAACAAATCATTGTACAACGCTGGCCTTTCTACATTTGAAAAGGAAGAACTCTACAATCAATATGATGCAGAAGGATTCATCAATTTGTATGGCCTACCAATGAAAGAATGGGCAAGGGTGAACCACTAA
- the coaD gene encoding pantetheine-phosphate adenylyltransferase — MKNIAVYPGSFDPFTNGHLDIIRRAHPLFEEIIIAVAINSKKTSLFSPEERVEMIGKVFQGWDKIKIDSFEGLTVDYCKEKNSRVILRGLRAVTDFDYEYAISLMNKKLAPEIETYFLMADNEYSFVSSTIVKEVARHGRAVSNQVPDVVGEALVKKFSV; from the coding sequence ATGAAAAATATCGCCGTATACCCTGGTTCGTTTGATCCATTTACGAATGGACATTTAGACATTATACGGCGTGCCCATCCTCTTTTTGAAGAGATCATCATCGCCGTTGCCATCAATTCCAAAAAAACATCTTTATTCTCACCAGAAGAACGAGTGGAGATGATTGGAAAGGTTTTCCAAGGTTGGGACAAAATCAAAATTGATTCCTTTGAAGGACTCACTGTGGATTATTGTAAGGAAAAAAATTCTCGGGTCATCCTTCGGGGCCTTCGCGCAGTTACAGATTTTGATTATGAATATGCAATTTCACTCATGAATAAAAAATTAGCTCCAGAAATTGAAACTTATTTCCTAATGGCTGATAATGAGTACTCTTTTGTGTCGTCTACAATCGTCAAAGAAGTAGCAAGACACGGCAGAGCAGTATCGAACCAAGTTCCGGATGTTGTTGGCGAAGCACTTGTGAAAAAATTTTCCGTTTGA
- the rlmD gene encoding 23S rRNA (uracil(1939)-C(5))-methyltransferase RlmD has product MNTTKTNNPICTHFGTCGGCNYLDIEYTKELRKKEQNIKELFKTYRHVEFKTIVPSPSPEYYRHKIQLPFGRRNVGNKTLLTLGLFNREATFVLDQTECQIQDPGLTEVALAVKQWARREGLLPYNEKSKRGMMKYLVARKSFSTGEIILGIVTAKEDLPHAKDASKRLHTAIQNRIGKSGKLGKLVGIIHNINTKHTTMALGREEHLLWGRPYIHEHFGKHKFRVGLSTFLQVNPIQTPSLYNLVLDEIEKDSRVIDAYSGIGTISFWIAGQCKEVLGIEENPNSHRTALESVKFNKVHNVRFRKGRVAEVLPSLFGKNYDTIVIDPPRTGLGPDVAETILGMGFKKIVYVSCDPMSLREDTNLLARQYFLNSLQPVDMFPRTDHVETVAVFRNKNLI; this is encoded by the coding sequence ATGAACACAACAAAAACTAACAATCCTATTTGTACTCATTTCGGAACCTGTGGTGGGTGTAACTACCTCGACATTGAATACACAAAAGAACTTCGAAAAAAAGAACAAAACATCAAAGAACTTTTTAAAACATACCGTCATGTGGAATTCAAAACCATAGTTCCCAGTCCCTCTCCAGAATACTACCGTCACAAAATCCAATTACCTTTTGGCCGACGTAATGTCGGAAACAAAACTTTACTCACACTCGGACTTTTCAACCGTGAAGCAACATTTGTCTTAGACCAAACAGAATGCCAAATCCAAGACCCTGGATTAACAGAAGTGGCACTTGCCGTCAAACAATGGGCTAGGCGAGAGGGATTACTTCCTTATAATGAAAAATCCAAACGTGGTATGATGAAGTACCTTGTTGCAAGGAAGTCGTTTTCCACAGGCGAAATCATTCTGGGAATTGTGACTGCAAAGGAAGACTTACCGCACGCTAAGGATGCATCCAAAAGACTTCACACTGCTATACAAAACCGGATTGGAAAATCGGGTAAATTGGGTAAACTAGTAGGGATCATTCATAATATCAATACCAAACATACAACGATGGCACTTGGTCGCGAAGAACATCTGTTATGGGGTAGACCTTATATCCACGAACATTTCGGAAAACACAAATTCCGTGTAGGTCTTTCAACCTTTTTGCAGGTAAATCCCATACAAACACCGAGTTTATACAATTTGGTTCTGGATGAGATAGAAAAAGACTCACGAGTGATTGATGCCTATTCAGGGATTGGCACCATTTCCTTTTGGATTGCAGGCCAGTGTAAAGAAGTTCTTGGCATCGAAGAAAATCCAAATTCTCATAGAACTGCTTTGGAATCGGTTAAATTCAACAAAGTCCACAATGTTCGGTTTCGTAAAGGGAGAGTGGCAGAAGTTTTACCATCTCTATTTGGAAAAAACTATGATACCATTGTGATCGATCCACCAAGAACAGGTCTTGGCCCAGATGTCGCAGAGACCATCCTCGGTATGGGATTTAAAAAAATTGTCTATGTATCCTGTGATCCCATGAGCCTCAGAGAAGATACAAACCTATTAGCGAGACAATATTTTTTGAATTCCTTACAACCTGTTGATATGTTCCCAAGAACGGATCATGTGGAAACAGTGGCAGTGTTCAGAAATAAAAATCTCATATAA
- a CDS encoding sensor histidine kinase encodes MPSNSPISRIWQNPSAFPQEEVLRELENLLRSNPDFWLKINRDGIIVDYKTSRFVNIGDKPESLLGQHISVGLPPYLREITSEALAYLSDKKSLVFWKEYSYGEEPNIRHVEVRFVVLYDGYIMSNHRDITERKRLENAFLESESRFLSMAQNAADSIVIINDEGIIQFFNKTAENTFGYKQEEVIGKNVTIIIPPDYKDKHDEFLRRYKETGETHIIGVGREVFAQRKSGEIFPCELSVGEFKTKSGKMFTGILRDISQRKLQEEELYQYRNHLEELVERQTMDLKMSKNIAEEASYMKSLFLANISHELKTPIHAILSYAELGAEKSATVSPEKIKEYFHIIDSSGKRLLALLENLLDIAKLESGKMRYLFERNCLKETTKFVINEMRAILEKRGITVVLLNNEERWEADFDYERIQQVIRNIISNALKFIPNDTNIEISLIKREFIPRKSQSYVKGIGIQIRDYGPGIPSEDLDKIFEKFIQSKQVKAGTKGTGLGLSISREIVNDHNGLLYAENHEDKGAVFTMLIPSSREGIR; translated from the coding sequence ATGCCATCTAATTCCCCTATATCTCGTATTTGGCAAAATCCATCTGCCTTTCCCCAGGAAGAAGTACTCCGGGAATTAGAAAATTTACTCAGATCAAACCCAGACTTTTGGCTTAAAATCAATCGCGATGGGATCATCGTTGATTATAAAACTTCAAGGTTTGTCAATATTGGAGACAAACCAGAGTCACTTTTAGGACAACATATCAGTGTTGGTCTTCCTCCTTATTTGCGTGAAATCACATCGGAAGCTCTAGCTTACTTATCTGACAAAAAAAGTTTAGTATTTTGGAAAGAGTATTCCTATGGAGAGGAACCTAATATTCGTCATGTGGAAGTAAGGTTTGTGGTTTTATATGATGGTTATATCATGTCCAACCATCGTGACATTACCGAACGCAAACGTTTAGAAAATGCTTTTTTAGAAAGTGAATCTAGATTTCTTTCCATGGCACAGAATGCTGCTGATTCCATTGTGATCATCAATGATGAAGGAATCATTCAATTTTTTAATAAAACAGCAGAGAATACATTTGGTTACAAACAAGAGGAGGTGATTGGAAAAAATGTAACGATCATCATTCCTCCCGATTACAAGGACAAACATGATGAATTCCTGAGGCGGTATAAAGAAACAGGAGAAACTCATATTATTGGTGTTGGCCGAGAGGTATTCGCACAACGGAAGTCAGGTGAAATTTTTCCATGTGAACTTTCGGTTGGAGAATTTAAGACAAAATCTGGAAAGATGTTTACAGGGATCCTGAGAGACATCAGCCAAAGAAAACTCCAAGAAGAGGAATTATACCAATACAGAAATCATTTAGAAGAATTGGTCGAAAGGCAAACGATGGACTTAAAAATGTCCAAAAATATTGCAGAAGAAGCTTCTTATATGAAATCTCTGTTTCTTGCCAATATCTCACATGAGTTAAAAACTCCGATTCATGCTATTTTAAGTTATGCGGAATTAGGTGCGGAAAAATCAGCCACTGTTTCGCCCGAAAAAATTAAAGAATACTTTCACATCATCGATTCCTCGGGGAAACGGTTACTTGCTCTTCTCGAAAATTTATTAGATATTGCCAAATTAGAATCAGGTAAAATGCGATATCTTTTTGAACGGAATTGTTTAAAGGAAACAACCAAATTTGTAATCAATGAAATGCGTGCAATTTTGGAAAAAAGAGGAATCACAGTTGTTTTACTAAATAATGAGGAACGTTGGGAAGCAGATTTCGATTATGAGCGGATCCAACAGGTGATCAGAAATATTATCTCCAATGCATTAAAATTCATCCCAAATGACACTAATATTGAGATTAGTTTGATAAAAAGAGAATTTATTCCAAGAAAATCTCAGTCGTATGTGAAAGGAATTGGCATCCAAATCAGAGATTACGGTCCAGGAATTCCTTCCGAAGACCTAGATAAAATTTTTGAAAAGTTCATCCAATCCAAACAAGTAAAAGCTGGAACCAAAGGAACTGGGCTCGGATTGTCGATCTCAAGAGAAATTGTAAATGATCACAACGGATTGTTATATGCTGAAAATCATGAAGATAAGGGAGCAGTTTTTACAATGTTAATACCAAGTTCCCGTGAAGGAATTCGATGA
- a CDS encoding nucleoside-diphosphate kinase yields MERTFIMLKPDAVKNKHIGDILQRIEKEGFKILGMKFLKLSLEDAKQFYAVHAARPFYNDLCTYMASGPIVACALERDNAVTHWRDVIGATDPKEAKAGTIRALFAESKEANAVHGSDSVANALQEIAFFFKGYELN; encoded by the coding sequence ATGGAAAGAACTTTTATCATGCTTAAACCCGATGCAGTGAAAAACAAACACATCGGTGACATCCTTCAGAGAATCGAAAAAGAAGGATTTAAAATCCTAGGAATGAAATTCCTAAAACTCAGCCTTGAAGACGCAAAACAATTTTACGCAGTCCATGCGGCTCGTCCTTTTTACAACGACCTTTGCACCTACATGGCTTCTGGTCCTATCGTGGCATGTGCTCTTGAACGTGACAACGCAGTAACTCACTGGAGAGACGTAATTGGTGCTACTGACCCGAAAGAAGCAAAAGCAGGAACAATCCGTGCTCTTTTTGCTGAAAGCAAAGAAGCAAATGCGGTTCACGGTTCTGACTCTGTCGCAAACGCATTACAAGAAATTGCGTTTTTCTTTAAAGGTTACGAACTTAACTAA